From Pempheris klunzingeri isolate RE-2024b chromosome 16, fPemKlu1.hap1, whole genome shotgun sequence, a single genomic window includes:
- the LOC139215611 gene encoding transmembrane protein 42 translates to MFPGVFYALLAGFLGAVASSSAKLSLGADYLKGVCETGLRTWGEQRKFRQADETTACDRLHIPLRLLCGGLLFTCNAVMWTFLAKALRYSSSSTRTTVTTTASNFISSAFLGQLIFGEAQITLWWVGISLTFSGLLVLQRVSPQDGQQNAVAKKDE, encoded by the exons ATGTTCCCGGGAGTTTTCTATGCACTGCTGGCGGGTTTCCTCGGGGCCGTGGCGTCGTCGTCGGCCAAACTATCCCTCGGAGCCGACTACCTGAAGGGAGTCTGCGAAACCGGACTCCGGACGTGGGGAGAGCAGCGGAAATTTAGACAAGCGGACGAAACTACAGCGTGTGACCGG CTCCATATCCCTCTGAGGCTGCTGTGTGGCGGGCTGCTTTTCACCTGCAATGCTGTGATGTGGACCTTCCTTGCCAAAGCACTCAGGtattcctcttcctccacccgAACCACTGTGACCACCACCGCCTCCAACTTCATATCTTCC GCTTTCCTGGGGCAGCTGATCTTCGGTGAGGCTCAGATAACGCTGTGGTGGGTTGGGATCTCCCTGACCTTCTCTGGCCTGTTGGTACTGCAGAGGGTTTCGCCGCAGGATGGACAACAGAACGCAGTCGCCAAGAAGGACGAATAA